A DNA window from Helianthus annuus cultivar XRQ/B chromosome 15, HanXRQr2.0-SUNRISE, whole genome shotgun sequence contains the following coding sequences:
- the LOC110912660 gene encoding transmembrane 9 superfamily member 12: MAMSLFSRGTCGLLFTYVIFVSHFCNGFYLPGSYMHTYSTRDEIYAKVNSLTSIETELPFSYYSLPYCTPPGGIKKSAENLGELLMGDQIDNSPYRFRMNINESVFLCTTRPLSEHEVKLLKQRTHDLYQVNMILDNLPAMRFAYQNGHKVQWTGFPIGYSPPNVDDVYIINHLKFKVFIHEYEGTGVQILGTGEEGMGVISSADDEKKASGYEIVGFEVSPCSVKYDPEKMAKLHQYDEVSPVSCPLDLDKAQVIREQERVSFTYEVEFVKSDTKWPSRWDAYLKMEGARVHWFSILNSLMVIFFLAGIVFVIFLRTVRRDLTRYEELDKESQAQMNEELSGWKLVVGDVFREPTHSKLLCVMIGDGVQIMGMAVVTIIFAALGFMSPASRGMLLTGMIILYLFLGTGAGYAGVYFYRIIKGTSEGWRSLSWLIACFFPGIVFVILTILNFLLWANKSSGAIPLSLYFKLISLWFFISVPLTLIGGFLATRAEPLQYPVRTNQIAREIPARKYPSWLLVLGAGTLPFGTLFIELFFILSSIWLGRFYYVFGFLLVVLLLLVIVCAEVSVVLTYMHLCVEDWQWWWKAFYASGSVALYVFLYSINYLVFELQSLSGPVSAILYMGYSLIIAVAIMLSTGTIGFVTSFYFVHYLFSSVKID; encoded by the coding sequence ATGGCGATGTCATTGTTCTCGAGAGGGACGTGTGGGCTTCTTTTTACTTATGTGATATTTGTCTCACATTTTTGCAACGGGTTTTATTTACCTGGAAGCTACATGCACACGTATTCAACACGCGATGAAATATATGCCAAAGTTAATTCTTTAACGTCTATCGAGACCGAGCTTCCTTTTAGCTACTACAGTCTACCATACTGCACACCTCCCGGTGGAATAAAGAAAAGTGCAGAGAATCTCGGTGAACTACTTATGGGTGACCAAATTGACAACTCTCCTTATCGTTTCCGAATGAACATCAACGAGTCTGTTTTCCTCTGCACGACACGCCCGTTAAGTGAACATGAGGTTAAGCTTTTGAAACAGAGAACTCATGACTTATATCAGGTTAATATGATTTTAGACAATTTGCCTGCTATGAGATTCGCGTATCAGAACGGGCATAAGGTTCAGTGGACCGGGTTCCCTATCGGATACTCACCTCCGAACGTCGATGATGTTTACATTATCAACCATTTAAAGTTCAAAGTCTTCATACACGAATACGAAGGCACGGGTGTGCAGATATTGGGTACGGGAGAAGAGGGTATGGGTGTAATTTCGTCCGCTGATGACGAGAAAAAGGCTTCGGGATACGAGATTGTCGGTTTTGAGGTTTCTCCGTGTAGTGTAAAATACGACCCTGAAAAAATGGCGAAACTTCATCAATACGATGAGGTGTCACCCGTCAGCTGCCCACTTGATTTAGATAAAGCTCAAGTTATAAGAGAACAAGAGAGAGTCTCGTTCACTTATGAAGTCGAGTTTGTGAAAAGTGACACCAAATGGCCGTCTCGTTGGGATGCTTATTTAAAAATGGAAGGTGCGCGTGTCCACTGGTTTTCAATCTTAAACTCGCTTATGGTGATCTTCTTTTTAGCCGGTATCGTTTTCGTTATCTTTTTAAGAACGGTGAGGCGGGATCTGACGCGTTACGAAGAACTTGACAAAGAATCACAAGCGCAAATGAACGAAGAGTTATCCGGATGGAAACTCGTTGTCGGTGATGTGTTTCGCGAACCGACTCACTCGAAACTGTTATGCGTAATGATCGGAGACGGGGTTCAAATCATGGGAATGGCAGTTGTCACTATAATCTTTGCGGCTTTAGGGTTCATGTCACCGGCTTCACGAGGTATGCTTCTAACCGGAATGATAATCCTTTATCTTTTCTTGGGAACCGGAGCCGGTTATGCGGGTGTGTATTTTTACCGAATAATCAAAGGTACATCAGAAGGATGGAGATCGCTATCGTGGTTGATTGCTTGTTTCTTCCCAGGGATTGTTTTCGTCATTCTTACTATTTTAAACTTCCTTCTTTGGGCAAACAAAAGCTCTGGTGCAATTCCGCTTTCTTTATACTTCAAACTTATATCGCTTTGGTTCTTCATCTCGGTCCCGCTCACCCTCATAGGCGGGTTCCTAGCGACCCGTGCGGAACCGTTACAATACCCGGTTCGAACCAACCAGATCGCTAGGGAGATCCCGGCTAGAAAATACCCGTCATGGCTTCTAGTTCTCGGTGCAGGAACACTCCCGTTTGGAACACTGTTTATCGAACTCTTTTTCATCCTGTCTAGCATCTGGCTCGGAAGATTCTACTACGTGTTCGGGTTTTTGCTAGTGGTTCTTCTTTTGTTAGTCATCGTTTGTGCTGAAGTTTCTGTGGTTCTTACTTACATGCATCTTTGTGTTGAGGACTGGCAATGGTGGTGGAAAGCGTTTTATGCGTCGGGTTCGGTTGCTCTTTACGTGTTCTTGTATTCGATAAACTATTTGGTGTTTGAGTTGCAGAGTTTAAGCGGGCCGGTATCTGCTATACTATATATGGGCTACTCGTTGATCATTGCGGTTGCTATCATGTTGTCTACGGGCACTATCGGGTTTGTAACATCTTTCTATTTTGTTCACTATCTTTTCTCGTCGGTTAAGATCGATTAA